One genomic window of Ruminococcus gauvreauii includes the following:
- a CDS encoding nitroreductase family protein, translating to MSFLDIAKSRCSVRTYTTQPVEEEKLQKILTAAHVAPTAANFQPVHIIVVRKKEGLERIAKAANIYHAPLALIICADKTKAWSRPFDGMKTTEIDASILTDHMMLEATELGLGSVWIGCFKPDVLKEEFQLPKQLEPVSILAIGYTNAPPADPERHASTRIPLEELVSYEAL from the coding sequence ATGAGCTTTTTAGACATTGCGAAATCACGCTGTTCTGTAAGAACCTATACCACACAACCAGTAGAGGAGGAAAAGCTGCAGAAGATTCTCACTGCCGCCCATGTTGCTCCAACGGCAGCCAACTTTCAGCCGGTTCATATCATAGTTGTCCGGAAAAAGGAGGGACTGGAACGCATTGCAAAGGCGGCCAATATCTATCACGCACCCCTGGCGCTTATCATCTGTGCTGACAAGACGAAGGCCTGGAGTCGCCCCTTTGACGGAATGAAAACCACCGAAATTGACGCATCTATACTGACCGATCATATGATGCTGGAAGCAACTGAGCTGGGTCTTGGTTCCGTCTGGATCGGTTGTTTCAAACCAGATGTACTAAAAGAAGAATTCCAACTCCCCAAACAGCTTGAACCTGTCAGCATTCTGGCAATCGGATACACAAATGCTCCCCCAGCGGACCCGGAACGCCACGCCTCCACGAGGATTCCACTGGAGGAACTGGTATCCTACGAGGCCCTGTAG
- a CDS encoding peptidylprolyl isomerase, with translation MANPIVTITMENGDVMKAELYPDIAPNTVNNFISLIQKGYYDGLIFHRVIPGFMIQGGCPDGTGMGGPGYSIKGEFAQNNFKNDLSHTPGVLSMARAMHPDSAGSQFFIMHKTSPHLDGAYAAFGKVTDGLDVVDKIANVSRDYNDKPLTPQRIASITVDTLGESYSEPETC, from the coding sequence ATGGCAAATCCAATCGTTACCATCACGATGGAAAACGGCGATGTCATGAAAGCAGAATTATATCCGGATATCGCACCGAACACAGTCAACAACTTTATTTCACTCATCCAGAAGGGCTATTACGATGGCCTGATCTTTCACAGAGTCATTCCGGGATTTATGATCCAGGGCGGCTGCCCGGACGGAACGGGCATGGGAGGTCCCGGTTATTCCATCAAAGGTGAGTTCGCTCAGAACAATTTCAAAAACGACCTCTCACATACGCCGGGCGTTTTGTCGATGGCACGCGCCATGCATCCCGACTCTGCAGGTTCTCAGTTCTTTATCATGCATAAAACATCACCGCATCTCGACGGTGCCTATGCAGCTTTTGGAAAAGTAACCGATGGACTCGACGTTGTAGACAAAATCGCCAATGTTTCCCGCGACTATAACGACAAACCGCTCACTCCCCAGCGCATTGCATCCATCACGGTGGATACACTCGGCGAGTCATATTCTGAGCCGGAAACATGTTAA
- a CDS encoding ACT domain-containing protein, with amino-acid sequence MTKIKKIDYDFSVCKVKDYSRIDFDREYCFIGKTDEEKSLVCMSDYVPDNTIECEHGWKAFRIEGVLDFSLIGILSEISALLADNRIGIFAISTYNTDYIMTKKENYRRALEILSDAGYQVV; translated from the coding sequence ATGACGAAGATTAAAAAGATTGATTATGATTTTTCCGTATGCAAAGTGAAGGACTATTCACGGATAGACTTCGACAGGGAATATTGTTTTATCGGAAAGACAGATGAAGAAAAGTCATTGGTTTGTATGTCTGACTATGTGCCGGACAATACGATTGAGTGTGAACATGGCTGGAAGGCTTTTAGAATAGAGGGAGTTTTAGACTTTTCACTTATAGGAATACTTTCTGAAATATCGGCGTTACTGGCTGACAACCGAATCGGGATTTTTGCCATTTCAACATACAATACGGATTACATCATGACTAAAAAGGAGAATTACCGGAGGGCGTTAGAGATATTAAGTGATGCGGGGTATCAAGTGGTATAA
- a CDS encoding ribonuclease Z: MLDVCLLGCGGMMPLPRRWLTSLMTRYNGSSLLIDCGEGTQIAIKEKGWVFKPIDVICFTHYHGDHISGLPGLLLTMGNADRTEPLVLIGPKGLERVVSALRVIAPELPFELRFIELRQAVEKIDICGYHITAFRVNHNVTCYGYTLEIRRKGKFQVERAKEQGLPVQLWRRLQNGETVEYAGVTYTPDLVMGPPRKGIKLTYCTDTRPVPVIAEQASGADLFICEGMYGESEKAAKAKEYKHMTFKEAAGLAKAAEAGEMWLTHYSPSLVRPEDYMEEVYEIFPNAKPGHDGKSCELQFEED, translated from the coding sequence ATGTTAGATGTATGTTTGCTGGGCTGTGGCGGCATGATGCCGCTGCCGCGCAGATGGCTGACCTCGCTGATGACACGCTACAACGGGAGCAGTCTTTTGATTGACTGCGGCGAGGGCACACAGATTGCAATAAAAGAAAAAGGCTGGGTATTTAAACCGATCGATGTGATCTGTTTTACCCATTATCATGGAGATCATATCAGCGGACTTCCGGGGCTTTTGCTCACAATGGGCAATGCAGACCGAACCGAACCGCTGGTGCTGATCGGACCGAAAGGGCTGGAACGTGTTGTTTCCGCCCTTCGTGTCATTGCGCCGGAACTTCCGTTTGAGCTGAGATTCATCGAGCTTAGGCAGGCGGTGGAGAAGATCGATATCTGCGGCTACCATATCACGGCATTTCGGGTGAATCATAATGTGACATGTTATGGATATACACTGGAAATCCGCCGTAAGGGGAAATTTCAGGTGGAGCGCGCGAAGGAACAGGGGCTTCCGGTACAGCTCTGGAGACGTCTCCAGAACGGTGAGACGGTTGAATATGCCGGGGTCACGTATACGCCCGATCTGGTGATGGGTCCGCCGAGAAAAGGAATCAAACTGACATACTGTACAGATACCCGTCCGGTACCGGTGATCGCAGAACAGGCGTCAGGGGCAGATTTATTTATCTGCGAGGGCATGTATGGAGAGTCTGAAAAAGCGGCCAAGGCGAAAGAATATAAGCATATGACGTTTAAGGAAGCGGCCGGCCTGGCAAAAGCGGCGGAGGCAGGCGAAATGTGGCTGACACACTACAGCCCGTCCCTTGTACGGCCGGAAGACTATATGGAAGAAGTGTATGAGATTTTCCCGAATGCGAAGCCGGGGCATGACGGTAAGTCATGCGAACTGCAGTTTGAAGAGGATTAA
- the tsaE gene encoding tRNA (adenosine(37)-N6)-threonylcarbamoyltransferase complex ATPase subunit type 1 TsaE, whose amino-acid sequence MIFETYQPDETLALGMRIGRQAKSGQIYTLTGDLGVGKTVFTQGMAKGLGITEPVCSPTFTIVQEYDAGRLPLYHFDVYRISDIEEMEEIGYDDYFFGEGVCLIEWAELIEELLPEGCIRVTILKEPEKGFDYRRIIIEGMEEKL is encoded by the coding sequence ATGATATTTGAAACGTATCAGCCCGATGAGACGCTTGCGCTTGGCATGCGTATCGGCAGACAGGCGAAATCAGGGCAGATTTATACACTGACAGGGGACCTCGGTGTCGGCAAGACAGTGTTTACACAGGGGATGGCAAAAGGACTGGGCATCACAGAACCCGTCTGCAGTCCAACCTTTACGATCGTTCAGGAGTATGATGCAGGGCGGCTGCCGCTGTATCATTTTGACGTATACAGGATCAGCGATATTGAAGAAATGGAAGAGATTGGTTACGATGATTACTTTTTTGGAGAAGGTGTCTGCCTGATCGAGTGGGCGGAGCTGATCGAAGAACTTCTCCCTGAAGGATGCATCCGGGTTACCATTTTGAAAGAGCCGGAAAAGGGGTTTGACTACCGGCGGATTATAATAGAAGGGATGGAAGAAAAATTATGA
- the tsaD gene encoding tRNA (adenosine(37)-N6)-threonylcarbamoyltransferase complex transferase subunit TsaD, which yields MEKLKDDILILAIESSCDETAAAVVRNGREILSNIISSQIELHKLYGGVVPEIASRKHIEKINQVIEAALAEANVTLDDIDAIGVTYGPGLVGALLVGVAEAKAICYARRLPLVGVHHIEGHVSANYIEHLDLEPPFMCLIVSGGHTHLVIVKDYGEFEILGRTRDDAAGEAFDKVARAIGLGYPGGPKIDKLSKEGDAESVVFPKAKLEDGPYDFSFSGVKSAVLNHLNHCRMQNIQIKEADIAASFQKAVVDTLVEKSMKAAEAHHMKKFAIAGGVASNQALRIAMQKACEEQGLVFYHPSPIFCTDNAAMIGVAAYYEYLRGTRHGWDLNAVPNLKLGER from the coding sequence ATGGAAAAACTGAAAGACGATATTTTAATTTTGGCAATTGAAAGCTCCTGCGACGAGACGGCAGCGGCTGTCGTTCGTAATGGAAGAGAAATTCTTTCTAATATTATATCTTCTCAGATTGAACTCCATAAGCTGTATGGAGGGGTAGTGCCGGAGATTGCTTCCAGAAAACATATAGAGAAAATCAATCAGGTCATCGAAGCGGCTCTTGCAGAGGCCAATGTTACGCTGGATGACATCGATGCGATCGGGGTTACTTATGGTCCCGGACTGGTTGGGGCACTTCTCGTCGGCGTGGCAGAGGCAAAGGCGATCTGTTATGCCCGCAGGCTGCCGCTGGTCGGTGTGCACCATATTGAAGGACATGTATCGGCAAATTATATCGAGCATCTGGATCTGGAACCGCCGTTTATGTGCCTGATCGTATCGGGCGGCCATACACATCTTGTGATCGTAAAGGATTATGGGGAATTTGAAATACTGGGCAGGACTCGCGACGATGCGGCGGGCGAGGCGTTTGATAAAGTCGCCCGTGCGATCGGACTCGGATATCCGGGAGGTCCGAAGATTGACAAACTCTCGAAAGAAGGAGATGCCGAGTCGGTTGTATTTCCAAAGGCAAAGCTCGAGGACGGACCATACGATTTCAGTTTCAGCGGTGTGAAGTCAGCGGTGCTGAATCACCTGAATCACTGCCGCATGCAGAATATTCAGATCAAAGAGGCGGATATCGCGGCTTCTTTCCAGAAGGCAGTCGTGGATACGCTGGTGGAAAAATCAATGAAAGCCGCAGAGGCACACCATATGAAGAAGTTTGCAATCGCAGGCGGAGTGGCATCGAATCAGGCGCTGCGGATAGCGATGCAGAAGGCATGTGAAGAGCAGGGACTTGTATTTTATCATCCGTCTCCGATTTTCTGTACCGATAATGCGGCTATGATAGGGGTGGCTGCCTATTATGAATACCTCAGGGGGACCCGCCATGGCTGGGATCTGAATGCTGTACCGAACCTGAAGCTTGGAGAACGGTGA
- a CDS encoding winged helix-turn-helix transcriptional regulator → MTKKCAGFTCPVEATIQLIGGKYKAVILWHLMNQTLRYSELHRLMPRATDKMLAQQLRELEGDGLIDRKVYPVVPPKTEYSLTAFGKSLAPILDEMCSWGESYLEKL, encoded by the coding sequence ATGACGAAAAAATGCGCCGGTTTTACCTGCCCAGTGGAGGCAACTATCCAGCTCATCGGCGGAAAGTACAAGGCGGTAATCCTGTGGCATCTGATGAATCAAACGCTGCGGTACAGTGAGCTGCACAGGCTGATGCCTAGGGCTACGGACAAAATGCTGGCTCAGCAGCTCCGTGAGCTGGAGGGAGACGGGCTGATTGATCGGAAAGTTTATCCCGTGGTGCCGCCAAAGACCGAGTATTCTCTTACGGCTTTTGGGAAAAGCCTGGCTCCGATTCTGGATGAGATGTGCAGCTGGGGGGAGTCGTATCTGGAAAAGCTCTGA
- a CDS encoding YigZ family protein codes for MIEQYKTIYRGGQAEIVEKKSRFIASLRYVENEESALEFVEQVKKQHWNARHHCWAYAIGQRQEKVRCSDDGEPSGTAGKPMLDVLLGSGVCYAAAVVTRYFGGTLLGTGGLVRAYSRSVQEGLQACEIIERKYGALFSVQTDYNGLGKIQYLLGQQDIPIMDVIYGEDVDMKILLPVSLAGKLQSDITEATSGKAMIHREEDLYFAVKDKMILTGDALLAEEN; via the coding sequence ATGATAGAACAATATAAGACAATTTACAGGGGCGGACAAGCCGAGATCGTGGAGAAAAAGTCACGGTTTATTGCATCCCTGAGGTATGTGGAAAATGAAGAATCAGCGCTGGAATTTGTCGAACAGGTAAAAAAACAGCACTGGAATGCCAGACATCACTGCTGGGCTTATGCGATCGGACAGCGCCAGGAAAAGGTGCGGTGCAGCGACGACGGCGAGCCGTCGGGAACGGCCGGGAAACCGATGCTGGACGTGCTGCTCGGCTCAGGGGTATGTTATGCGGCAGCTGTGGTGACGCGATATTTCGGGGGAACACTGCTGGGCACCGGCGGGCTGGTGCGTGCATATTCCCGGTCTGTGCAGGAGGGGCTGCAGGCATGTGAGATCATAGAGCGGAAATATGGCGCTCTGTTCTCAGTGCAGACCGACTACAATGGTCTGGGGAAAATACAGTATCTGCTCGGACAGCAGGATATTCCGATTATGGATGTGATCTATGGGGAAGATGTGGATATGAAAATCCTCCTGCCTGTGAGTCTGGCAGGGAAACTTCAGTCCGATATCACGGAAGCCACCAGCGGTAAAGCCATGATTCACAGGGAGGAGGATTTATATTTTGCGGTGAAGGATAAGATGATCCTCACAGGTGATGCCTTGTTAGCCGAAGAAAATTAA
- the rimI gene encoding ribosomal protein S18-alanine N-acetyltransferase gives MMTIRDMQIDDLEQVMPIETENFSVPWTKTGFFTFLIREDAIFLVAEDDQEILGYCGVLTVLDEGDITNVAVRKDRQGEGIGKLLVQELIRKASDAGVTTIHLEVRESNTPAIRLYEKLGFVQLGVRRNYYEEPAEDGIMMVRR, from the coding sequence ATGATGACGATACGAGACATGCAGATTGATGATCTGGAGCAGGTGATGCCCATTGAAACTGAAAATTTTTCGGTTCCCTGGACAAAGACCGGTTTTTTTACCTTCTTAATAAGAGAGGATGCTATCTTTCTTGTGGCTGAAGACGATCAGGAGATTCTTGGGTACTGCGGAGTACTGACGGTCCTTGACGAGGGAGATATCACAAATGTTGCAGTGAGAAAAGACAGACAGGGCGAGGGTATCGGGAAGCTGCTTGTGCAGGAGCTGATCAGAAAAGCTTCCGATGCAGGGGTTACCACCATCCATCTGGAAGTGCGCGAGAGCAATACTCCGGCGATCAGGCTGTATGAAAAGCTCGGATTTGTGCAGCTTGGAGTCCGCAGAAACTATTATGAAGAACCGGCGGAAGACGGTATCATGATGGTCAGGAGATAG
- a CDS encoding transglycosylase domain-containing protein: MNFGKNKTLKKQKALNSSAPMLGNKAGVSFLKVLFIALISFGVICISLVFGIINGMIDSAPNISDVNIMPSGYATFVYDTNGNQLQKLTSSSSNRMSVSIDKIAPDMQHAIVAIEDERFYEHEGIDVRGILRAFVNGVSNGFNFNEGASTLTQQLLKNNVFTNWTDEGKIERFKRKFQEQYLALQLEKSLNRQGKDTKNIILENYLNTINFGAGTYGIQAASQRYFNKDASELTLSESAVLAAIPQNPTKFNPINHPEENIERRNKVLSNMLSQGYISQSEYETALADNVYDRIQETDSSQEQAAPYSYFIDELIDQVINDLQVQKGYTEVQAQNALYSGGLRIYTTQDPVIQGICDDEYANPDNFPEESQVGIDWALSVKKTDGTVQNYSVEMMRLHFKDIDPDFELLFDSQEEAQSYIDAYKQSVVLPGETVIGERTSFSPQPQSSLTVIDQHTGYVKAIVGGRGEKTASLTLNRATNTYRQPGSTFKILSTYAPALDQGLTLATTYEDEPYEYEDGTKVRNWLSDSYNGTTTIRYAIEQSINVVAVKCLTEITPQLGFDYLQNFGFSNLITSKTINGKVFSDIYQPLALGGITYGVTNLELASAYAALANGGTYIKPMFYTKILDQDGNVILENTAQETTVTKESTAYLLTNAMEDVVTKGTGKNLRLDDMTAAGKTGTTSAYNDVWFAGYTPYYTCAVWAGYDNNEKLSPNGIGRTYHQILWRKIMNRIHENLPDKNFQMPTSVTEATVCQISGKLASSGCPTIKEYFEKSTLPTERCSSHQKTNTDSTSHNTYGSGSSRSSSSSDSYDRSDYGSNSSGGNSYTPSNDSQPSDDNRDDRYDGPGDASDDDTGDDSSGSSDSDDREDSGNGEDSPGNSDSGGNRYDDWRDYLENNED; encoded by the coding sequence ATGAATTTTGGAAAAAACAAAACCTTAAAAAAGCAGAAAGCCCTGAACTCTTCCGCTCCGATGCTTGGCAATAAAGCGGGAGTTTCTTTTTTAAAGGTACTGTTTATTGCTTTGATTTCCTTCGGTGTCATCTGTATCAGCCTTGTGTTCGGCATTATTAACGGTATGATTGACAGCGCCCCCAATATCAGTGATGTCAATATTATGCCCAGCGGTTACGCAACGTTCGTATATGATACCAACGGCAATCAGCTGCAGAAACTGACGTCCTCTTCCTCAAACCGTATGTCCGTATCCATCGACAAAATAGCACCCGATATGCAGCATGCGATCGTGGCAATTGAGGATGAGCGTTTTTATGAACACGAAGGCATTGATGTGCGTGGTATTCTGCGTGCTTTTGTAAATGGTGTCTCCAATGGTTTTAATTTTAATGAAGGCGCCAGTACACTGACACAGCAGCTGCTGAAAAACAATGTCTTTACCAACTGGACCGATGAAGGTAAAATTGAACGTTTTAAACGAAAATTTCAGGAACAGTATCTTGCGCTTCAATTAGAGAAATCTCTGAACAGACAGGGAAAAGATACAAAAAACATCATTTTGGAGAACTACCTTAATACTATCAATTTTGGAGCCGGCACCTACGGTATACAGGCCGCCTCCCAGAGGTACTTCAATAAAGATGCTTCTGAGCTCACACTGTCAGAATCTGCTGTTCTGGCTGCGATTCCTCAGAACCCGACAAAATTTAACCCGATCAACCACCCGGAAGAAAATATCGAACGCCGCAACAAGGTTTTATCCAACATGCTCAGCCAGGGATATATCTCTCAGAGTGAGTATGAAACGGCACTTGCGGACAATGTATATGACAGGATTCAGGAGACGGATTCTTCGCAGGAGCAGGCTGCACCGTATTCTTATTTCATCGATGAGCTGATCGATCAGGTCATTAACGACCTCCAGGTCCAGAAGGGATATACCGAAGTCCAGGCACAGAACGCTCTTTACAGCGGAGGCCTTCGTATTTATACAACCCAGGACCCTGTCATCCAGGGAATCTGCGATGATGAATATGCAAATCCGGACAACTTTCCGGAGGAGAGCCAGGTTGGCATCGACTGGGCGCTCTCAGTCAAAAAAACGGATGGAACCGTACAAAACTACAGTGTAGAAATGATGCGTCTTCATTTCAAAGATATCGATCCTGATTTTGAACTTCTGTTCGACTCGCAGGAGGAGGCACAGAGCTATATTGATGCTTACAAGCAGAGCGTCGTGCTTCCGGGAGAAACCGTCATCGGCGAACGAACAAGCTTTTCACCGCAGCCACAGTCTTCTCTCACGGTTATCGATCAGCATACGGGATATGTAAAAGCCATCGTCGGCGGACGCGGTGAAAAAACTGCCAGCCTGACACTCAACAGGGCGACAAACACTTACCGTCAGCCCGGTTCCACGTTTAAGATTCTGTCCACGTATGCACCGGCGCTCGATCAGGGACTGACACTGGCAACCACATATGAAGATGAGCCGTATGAATATGAAGACGGAACCAAAGTACGAAACTGGCTGTCCGACAGTTACAACGGTACGACAACCATCCGTTATGCGATCGAACAGTCCATCAACGTGGTGGCTGTCAAATGTCTCACAGAGATCACACCTCAGCTTGGTTTTGATTACCTTCAGAATTTTGGATTTTCAAATCTGATCACATCCAAAACCATCAACGGAAAGGTATTTTCGGATATTTATCAGCCGCTTGCACTCGGAGGTATCACATACGGTGTGACCAACCTGGAGCTGGCTTCAGCCTATGCTGCTCTCGCAAATGGGGGCACGTATATCAAACCGATGTTTTATACAAAGATTCTGGACCAGGACGGCAATGTCATACTGGAAAATACCGCCCAGGAGACCACCGTCACCAAGGAGAGCACCGCATATCTGCTGACGAACGCCATGGAAGATGTCGTGACCAAAGGAACCGGAAAGAACCTCCGCCTGGATGATATGACGGCCGCAGGTAAAACCGGTACAACATCCGCATACAATGACGTATGGTTCGCGGGGTACACACCTTACTACACATGTGCTGTATGGGCGGGATATGACAACAACGAAAAATTATCTCCGAATGGAATCGGCAGGACCTATCACCAGATTCTCTGGAGAAAGATCATGAACCGTATTCATGAAAACCTTCCGGACAAGAATTTTCAGATGCCAACCAGTGTGACGGAGGCTACCGTCTGTCAGATTTCCGGAAAGCTGGCGTCATCCGGATGCCCGACCATCAAGGAGTATTTTGAAAAATCGACGCTCCCAACGGAGCGCTGTTCTTCCCATCAGAAGACGAATACAGATTCCACTTCGCATAATACCTATGGAAGCGGCAGTTCCAGAAGCAGCAGTTCTTCCGACAGTTATGACCGCAGCGATTACGGCAGCAATTCCTCCGGCGGAAACAGCTACACCCCATCCAATGACTCTCAGCCATCGGATGATAATCGTGATGACCGTTACGACGGGCCTGGTGATGCTTCGGATGATGATACCGGCGATGATTCCAGCGGCAGCAGTGATTCTGACGACAGGGAAGATTCCGGCAACGGGGAGGATTCCCCCGGAAACAGTGATTCCGGAGGCAATCGGTATGATGACTGGCGGGATTATTTAGAAAACAATGAAGATTAG
- the ispD gene encoding 2-C-methyl-D-erythritol 4-phosphate cytidylyltransferase, translated as MKKGKCTAIVLAAGQGRRMGTKIQKQYLHIQDRPVVYYALESFQKSDIIDEIILVTGEKEIGYCKEEIVRRYQLDKVRHVITGGKERFDSVYQGLLHCEDCAYVFIHDGARPFVDEAVIERTYAAAQKYHACVAAIPSKDTVKIADGHGFVKCTPDRSTVWMIQTPQVFSYPLVRGAYDALMEHPIDSITDDAMVVEQIGHQPIKLVEGSYYNIKITTPEDLKLAELFVNEKV; from the coding sequence ATGAAAAAAGGAAAATGTACCGCAATTGTGCTGGCTGCCGGCCAGGGCAGACGAATGGGAACCAAAATTCAGAAACAATATCTGCATATTCAGGACAGACCTGTGGTATACTATGCCCTGGAAAGTTTTCAGAAGAGCGATATTATCGATGAAATCATTCTGGTGACAGGTGAAAAAGAAATCGGATACTGCAAAGAGGAGATCGTACGGCGCTATCAGCTTGATAAAGTACGTCATGTGATCACCGGAGGGAAAGAGCGTTTTGATTCCGTTTACCAGGGGCTTCTGCACTGTGAAGACTGCGCGTATGTGTTTATTCACGACGGCGCACGGCCGTTTGTCGATGAAGCAGTCATTGAGCGGACATACGCAGCTGCGCAGAAATACCATGCCTGTGTCGCGGCCATTCCCTCTAAAGACACAGTGAAAATTGCTGATGGGCATGGGTTTGTGAAATGCACGCCGGACAGGAGTACTGTATGGATGATACAGACCCCCCAGGTATTTTCCTATCCATTGGTCCGAGGAGCATATGACGCACTGATGGAACATCCGATTGACAGCATTACGGATGATGCCATGGTGGTGGAGCAGATCGGGCATCAGCCCATAAAGCTTGTGGAAGGTTCTTACTATAATATCAAGATCACCACGCCGGAAGATTTGAAACTGGCCGAATTGTTTGTAAATGAGAAGGTATGA
- the tsaB gene encoding tRNA (adenosine(37)-N6)-threonylcarbamoyltransferase complex dimerization subunit type 1 TsaB, protein MKILALDSSGLVASVAVVENEVLLAEYTVNYKKTHSQTLLPMLDTIGTMIDLDLNTIDGIAIAAGPGSFTGLRIGSATAKGLGLALDKPIIGVPTVDALAYNLYDCEKIICPMMDARRNQVYTGFYTFEEHRLKVIREQTAAAVTDVAAWLNEMGREVIFLGDGVPVYRDLLQQEMCVPYSFAPAHVNKQRAGAVAALGEIYFVQGKVLGAAEYQPEYLRLSQAEREREEKLKQEEKTV, encoded by the coding sequence ATGAAAATATTGGCGCTGGACAGCTCCGGACTTGTGGCGTCAGTTGCGGTTGTAGAAAATGAAGTGCTGCTTGCGGAATATACAGTGAATTATAAAAAGACACACTCGCAGACCCTGCTTCCGATGCTTGATACGATCGGAACGATGATCGACCTGGATTTGAATACGATCGATGGGATAGCCATCGCGGCCGGACCGGGTTCCTTTACAGGGCTGCGGATCGGTTCCGCGACAGCGAAGGGACTGGGGCTTGCGCTTGATAAGCCGATCATAGGGGTACCTACAGTGGATGCTCTGGCGTATAATCTGTATGATTGTGAAAAAATCATATGTCCCATGATGGACGCACGGAGAAATCAGGTTTATACGGGATTCTATACGTTTGAAGAACATCGGCTGAAAGTGATCCGGGAGCAGACTGCGGCAGCTGTGACGGATGTGGCAGCGTGGCTGAATGAGATGGGGAGAGAAGTCATCTTTCTGGGAGACGGCGTGCCGGTATACCGGGATTTACTGCAGCAGGAAATGTGTGTGCCGTATTCGTTTGCACCGGCGCACGTCAATAAGCAGAGGGCAGGCGCTGTGGCCGCGCTGGGAGAGATTTATTTTGTGCAGGGAAAAGTGCTGGGAGCGGCGGAATATCAGCCCGAGTATCTCAGGCTTTCCCAGGCGGAGCGGGAACGCGAGGAAAAACTGAAACAGGAAGAGAAGACAGTATGA